The proteins below are encoded in one region of Leptolyngbya sp. CCY15150:
- a CDS encoding DUF433 domain-containing protein, giving the protein MVDKGSLLERITQTPGKCGGRPCIRGMRIRVSDILETLADNVSAAEILADFPDLEPEDIQACLLFAAMRIDFPKVLV; this is encoded by the coding sequence ATGGTGGATAAAGGATCACTGCTGGAGCGCATTACCCAAACACCGGGAAAGTGTGGTGGACGGCCTTGCATTCGAGGGATGCGAATTCGAGTGAGCGATATTTTGGAAACTCTTGCAGATAATGTCTCAGCGGCGGAAATTCTGGCAGATTTTCCCGATTTGGAGCCAGAGGATATTCAAGCCTGTTTGTTGTTTGCTGCGATGCGGATCGATTTTCCCAAGGTGCTGGTATGA